The following are encoded together in the Constrictibacter sp. MBR-5 genome:
- a CDS encoding copper resistance protein B, with protein sequence MRTLPILFAVVATGWAVPAVSQHAHHADPAPAQPHADHAPAAADPHAGHVMPPPAPAADPHAGHIMPPPTPAADPHAGHVMPAPAPAMPADPHAGHGMEAAPAPAPVADPPPPAAAFDGPVHAADTLFDPAAMSAAREQLRANQGGMRTWKVMADRLETHVQDGADGYVWDVQAWYGGDIDKLWLKSEGEGAWGGRTEEAELQALWSRAVTPWFDAQAGLRYDFEPDAGLAHLVLGLEGLAAYYVEVDASAFLSERGDLTARVEVEYDQHITQKLVLQPRVEVEFAAQDVPRTGTGSGLSSFEAGLRLRYEFVPNFAPYVGVGYARKVGETGRMAREEGEDSDSTSLLLGVSFWF encoded by the coding sequence ATGAGGACGCTGCCGATCCTATTCGCCGTCGTCGCTACCGGCTGGGCCGTTCCCGCCGTGTCGCAGCATGCGCACCACGCCGATCCGGCACCGGCGCAACCGCACGCCGATCATGCTCCGGCAGCCGCCGATCCGCATGCCGGTCATGTGATGCCGCCTCCGGCGCCAGCCGCCGATCCACACGCCGGTCACATCATGCCGCCTCCGACTCCGGCCGCCGATCCGCATGCCGGCCACGTCATGCCGGCACCGGCTCCCGCCATGCCGGCCGACCCGCATGCCGGCCATGGGATGGAAGCGGCGCCCGCGCCGGCGCCGGTCGCGGATCCCCCGCCGCCGGCCGCGGCGTTCGACGGTCCGGTGCATGCGGCCGACACGCTCTTCGATCCCGCTGCGATGTCCGCCGCGCGTGAACAGCTCCGCGCGAACCAGGGCGGGATGCGGACCTGGAAGGTGATGGCCGACCGGCTGGAGACCCATGTCCAGGATGGAGCCGACGGCTATGTCTGGGACGTCCAGGCCTGGTACGGCGGCGACATCGACAAGCTCTGGCTCAAGAGCGAGGGGGAGGGCGCCTGGGGCGGCAGGACGGAGGAGGCCGAGCTTCAGGCCCTGTGGAGCCGGGCGGTGACGCCATGGTTCGATGCCCAGGCCGGCCTGCGCTACGATTTCGAGCCGGACGCGGGCCTGGCGCACCTCGTCCTCGGGCTCGAAGGCCTCGCCGCCTACTATGTGGAGGTCGACGCTTCGGCCTTCCTGTCCGAGCGGGGCGACCTCACGGCCCGGGTCGAGGTCGAGTACGACCAGCACATCACCCAAAAGCTGGTCCTGCAGCCGCGAGTCGAGGTGGAATTCGCGGCGCAGGACGTGCCGCGCACCGGCACCGGTTCAGGCCTCTCCTCGTTCGAAGCCGGCCTGCGGCTGCGCTACGAGTTCGTGCCAAACTTCGCGCCGTATGTCGGTGTCGGCTACGCGCGCAAGGTCGGCGAGACCGGCCGCATGGCGCGCGAGGAGGGGGAGGATTCGGACAGCACGTCCCTGCTTCTGGGCGTGAGCTTCTGGTTCTGA
- a CDS encoding competence/damage-inducible protein A — protein sequence MSDSSDTVTAALCIIGNEILSGRVQDANLAFLGQGLNEVGVQLREVRVVPDIEDEIVAAVNALRARYTYVFTTGGIGPTHDDITPESVAKAFGRRAVHHPVAYARLEEWYRNNDREFTEARKRMTLMPEGAELVDNAVSIAPGFRVENVFVMAGVPQIMRAMFEAAKPLLRGGKTVRSRTIGTRVVEGVLAGPLGEIQKRFPHSDIGSYPYYGAPGGNGVNLVVRSTDPADLDAAGDAIVAMIRDLGGDVLDDVRG from the coding sequence ATGTCCGACAGTTCCGATACCGTCACCGCCGCGCTCTGCATCATCGGCAACGAGATCCTCTCCGGCCGGGTGCAGGACGCGAACCTCGCCTTCCTCGGGCAGGGCCTGAACGAGGTCGGCGTGCAGTTGCGCGAGGTGCGCGTCGTCCCGGACATCGAGGACGAGATCGTGGCGGCGGTGAATGCGCTTCGGGCGCGCTACACCTACGTCTTCACGACCGGCGGCATCGGCCCGACGCACGACGACATCACGCCGGAATCGGTCGCCAAGGCGTTTGGACGGCGGGCGGTTCATCATCCGGTCGCCTATGCGCGGCTCGAGGAATGGTACCGCAACAACGACCGCGAGTTCACCGAGGCGCGTAAGCGCATGACGCTGATGCCCGAAGGGGCGGAACTGGTGGACAACGCCGTATCCATCGCGCCCGGCTTCCGGGTCGAGAACGTCTTCGTCATGGCCGGCGTGCCGCAGATCATGCGGGCGATGTTCGAGGCGGCGAAGCCGTTGCTGCGCGGCGGTAAGACGGTGCGCTCGCGGACCATCGGCACTCGCGTGGTGGAAGGCGTGCTGGCCGGCCCGCTCGGCGAGATCCAGAAGCGCTTCCCGCACTCTGACATCGGATCCTATCCCTACTACGGCGCACCTGGCGGCAACGGGGTCAACCTCGTCGTCCGCAGCACGGATCCGGCCGACCTCGACGCCGCCGGCGACGCCATCGTGGCGATGATCCGCGACCTCGGCGGCGACGTTCTGGACGACGTGCGCGGCTGA
- a CDS encoding VOC family protein, which yields MTVQPYLFFNGRCEEAIAFYRTALDAEVQELMRFKDAPPDPTGKPVEGCAPPPGSEDKIMHCGLLIGGALVMASDGMSQGDATFQGFSLAVSVADEATARRYFHALAEGGQVQMPLGPTFFAKIFGVVADRFGVSWMILVPTA from the coding sequence GTGACCGTCCAGCCCTACCTGTTCTTCAACGGCCGCTGCGAAGAGGCGATCGCCTTCTACCGCACGGCGCTCGACGCCGAGGTCCAGGAGCTGATGCGCTTCAAGGACGCGCCGCCCGATCCGACGGGCAAGCCGGTCGAAGGCTGCGCGCCCCCGCCCGGGTCCGAGGACAAGATCATGCATTGCGGCCTGCTCATCGGCGGCGCCCTGGTGATGGCGTCGGACGGGATGAGCCAGGGGGACGCGACGTTCCAGGGCTTCTCGCTCGCCGTGTCCGTCGCCGACGAGGCGACCGCGCGCCGATACTTCCACGCCCTCGCCGAGGGCGGGCAGGTGCAGATGCCCCTGGGTCCGACCTTCTTCGCCAAGATTTTCGGCGTGGTCGCCGACAGGTTCGGCGTGTCCTGGATGATCCTCGTCCCGACGGCGTAG
- a CDS encoding GGDEF domain-containing protein: MAKRNPATGDQSAAVLEWLGAAVPGFTLFRARADGTLASVSDTWQAVTGLEPETCIGRLLADLVDPRDRVRVERLLERGPGASSGEARFSIPAPDGEGRLVMAMRGPDLSGDHGRDVVGIMRDVTAERAIERQLAAAYSYDMLTSIPNRTLFMDRLGEAVRAARASGEGLALLVCDIDRFRAVNETAGHRTADELLRIVARRLERQIRGGDMIGRIGADEFGIIQSGVRSQADTESLAERLTFVLAKPYRAEGIRMRASCSIGISMLAAEASAESMLTEAMSALTQAKRVGRGQVRFADPEAESEVRETHSLEDDLLQAIDEAGLTLHFQPVVDLATGRISGAEALLRWPHPERGFVEPSRFVPLAEATGAIRPLGAWVLDAACATLRRWDAAGLDNLTVAVNVSAAQFRDAGVYEAVTAALDRNRVDPRRLEIEITETAMLEDRAGDALPQLAALARRGVQIVIDDFGMGYGTLTYLRAFPVSKIKIDRAFIGAVMDDPRDAAIVRGVAALGSSLGLRVQPEGVETAEQLRFVQELGCTEAQGYLFSRALPEEDFVRFISDWEQRRASVPASVGDVPALVRRLAAGSPVADAPGDPGSVAPDIHDVPHVARAPGWERAFVLAASLVSLWTAAGAMLWLIV, translated from the coding sequence TTGGCGAAGAGAAATCCCGCCACGGGTGATCAATCCGCCGCCGTCCTCGAATGGCTCGGTGCGGCCGTTCCCGGCTTCACGCTGTTCCGCGCCCGTGCGGACGGAACGCTCGCGTCGGTGTCCGATACGTGGCAGGCCGTGACGGGGCTGGAGCCGGAGACCTGCATCGGGCGGCTGCTCGCCGATCTCGTCGATCCCCGTGATCGCGTGCGGGTCGAGCGGCTGCTGGAGCGGGGCCCGGGCGCCTCGTCCGGAGAAGCGCGCTTCAGCATACCCGCTCCAGACGGCGAGGGCCGGCTCGTGATGGCGATGCGCGGCCCGGATCTGTCCGGCGACCATGGGCGGGACGTCGTCGGAATCATGCGCGACGTGACGGCCGAACGCGCCATCGAGCGCCAACTCGCGGCCGCCTACTCGTACGACATGCTCACCTCCATTCCGAACCGGACGCTGTTCATGGACCGGCTCGGCGAGGCGGTGCGGGCGGCGCGCGCATCGGGTGAAGGGCTCGCGCTGCTGGTGTGCGACATCGATCGCTTCCGCGCTGTCAACGAGACCGCCGGGCACCGCACGGCCGACGAACTGCTCCGCATCGTCGCGCGACGGCTGGAACGGCAGATTCGCGGCGGCGACATGATCGGGCGCATCGGCGCCGACGAGTTCGGCATCATCCAGTCCGGCGTGCGCAGTCAGGCGGACACGGAGAGCCTGGCGGAGCGTCTGACGTTCGTCCTCGCCAAGCCGTACCGGGCCGAGGGCATCCGCATGCGGGCCTCCTGCTCGATCGGCATCTCGATGCTCGCCGCCGAGGCCAGCGCCGAGAGCATGCTGACCGAGGCGATGAGTGCGCTGACCCAGGCGAAGCGCGTCGGCCGGGGACAGGTTCGCTTCGCCGATCCGGAGGCGGAGAGCGAGGTCAGGGAGACGCATTCGCTCGAGGACGATCTGCTCCAGGCGATCGACGAAGCGGGCCTGACACTGCACTTCCAGCCCGTGGTCGATCTCGCGACCGGGCGCATCTCGGGCGCCGAGGCCCTGCTGCGCTGGCCGCATCCGGAGCGGGGTTTCGTCGAGCCTTCGCGTTTCGTGCCGCTCGCCGAAGCGACGGGCGCCATCCGCCCGCTCGGCGCGTGGGTGCTCGATGCCGCCTGTGCCACGCTGCGCCGCTGGGACGCCGCCGGGCTCGACAACCTGACCGTCGCGGTCAACGTCTCCGCCGCGCAGTTCCGGGATGCCGGCGTCTACGAGGCCGTGACCGCCGCACTGGACAGGAACCGTGTCGATCCGCGGCGCCTGGAGATCGAGATTACCGAGACGGCGATGCTCGAGGACCGTGCCGGCGATGCACTGCCGCAGCTCGCCGCTCTGGCGCGACGCGGCGTCCAGATCGTCATCGACGACTTCGGCATGGGCTACGGCACGCTGACCTATCTTCGTGCCTTTCCCGTGTCGAAGATCAAGATCGACCGGGCGTTCATCGGTGCGGTCATGGACGACCCGCGCGACGCGGCGATCGTCCGCGGCGTCGCCGCGCTCGGCTCCAGCCTGGGACTGCGTGTCCAGCCGGAAGGTGTCGAAACGGCCGAGCAGCTTCGCTTCGTCCAGGAACTCGGCTGTACGGAAGCGCAGGGCTATCTGTTCAGCCGCGCGCTGCCGGAAGAGGATTTCGTTCGCTTCATCAGCGACTGGGAGCAGCGCCGCGCGTCGGTTCCCGCGTCGGTCGGCGACGTGCCGGCACTCGTCCGCCGTCTTGCGGCGGGATCGCCGGTCGCCGACGCGCCGGGTGATCCCGGAAGTGTGGCGCCGGACATCCACGATGTGCCGCACGTGGCGCGGGCGCCGGGTTGGGAGCGCGCATTCGTGCTGGCCGCCTCCCTGGTGAGCCTGTGGACGGCCGCCGGTGCCATGCTCTGGCTGATCGTGTGA
- a CDS encoding nuclear transport factor 2 family protein — translation MTATLATKEAPESAESGIRALIENWAAAVRSADVDRIMAFYADDVIAYDAIAQLQFVGKPAYRDHWAFCMSMCGGMIFDPGDITASADGDVGFAHCLIRCGGVGPNGQEQASWMRMSAGYRRLAGQWKIAHEHFSAPFDMESGKALFELTP, via the coding sequence ATGACGGCGACACTCGCCACGAAGGAAGCGCCGGAGTCTGCCGAAAGCGGCATCCGCGCGCTCATAGAGAACTGGGCGGCCGCGGTCCGTTCGGCCGACGTCGATCGGATCATGGCCTTCTACGCCGACGACGTGATCGCCTATGACGCCATCGCGCAACTGCAGTTCGTCGGCAAGCCGGCCTATCGCGATCACTGGGCGTTCTGCATGAGCATGTGCGGCGGCATGATCTTCGACCCCGGCGACATCACGGCGTCGGCGGACGGCGACGTGGGCTTTGCCCATTGCCTGATCCGCTGCGGCGGCGTCGGCCCCAACGGCCAGGAGCAGGCGAGCTGGATGCGGATGAGCGCGGGATACCGCAGGCTGGCCGGCCAGTGGAAGATCGCGCACGAGCACTTCTCCGCCCCCTTCGACATGGAGAGCGGCAAGGCGCTGTTCGAACTGACCCCGTGA
- a CDS encoding LLM class flavin-dependent oxidoreductase gives MRLGIVFLPVQNTAAGTPVRRIVDTARRVEALGFAGLWMTDSVGRGPASLDPLIALSAAAAVTESIELGTCVLQVPIRPPVDAAHRIRSLDALAGGRLRLGVGTGSTQADFSLFGADYESRFRALPEVLDTMRAVWRGEPVAGVTLAPWTGMPAAPPILLGAWRSQRWIERAAQECEGWLASGIHSSWEDLERGIGLYRAAGGKRAAVANVSIDIRDEPKVTPLGAHSKISLICTPAEARERLMRLADLGFDDVLLIAPADAPHQLEAIRQLL, from the coding sequence ATGAGACTGGGCATCGTATTCCTGCCGGTTCAGAACACCGCCGCGGGAACGCCCGTGCGTCGCATCGTCGATACCGCCCGGCGGGTCGAGGCGCTGGGCTTCGCCGGCCTCTGGATGACCGATTCCGTCGGCCGCGGACCAGCCTCGCTCGATCCCCTGATCGCCCTGTCCGCGGCGGCAGCGGTGACCGAGAGCATCGAACTGGGCACATGCGTGCTGCAGGTGCCGATCCGGCCGCCGGTCGATGCGGCCCACCGCATCCGCTCGCTCGACGCGCTGGCGGGCGGGCGGCTGCGCCTCGGTGTCGGGACCGGCTCGACGCAGGCGGACTTCAGCCTGTTCGGCGCGGACTATGAGAGCCGCTTTCGTGCTCTTCCGGAGGTACTCGACACGATGCGCGCCGTGTGGCGCGGCGAGCCGGTCGCGGGCGTCACCCTGGCACCCTGGACGGGCATGCCTGCCGCGCCGCCGATCTTGCTCGGCGCATGGCGCAGCCAGCGCTGGATCGAACGTGCCGCACAGGAATGCGAGGGCTGGCTCGCCTCGGGCATCCACAGCTCATGGGAGGATCTGGAGCGCGGCATCGGACTCTACCGGGCGGCCGGCGGCAAGCGGGCCGCGGTCGCCAACGTCTCGATCGACATCCGCGACGAACCGAAGGTCACCCCGCTCGGCGCCCATTCGAAAATCTCGCTGATATGCACGCCGGCCGAAGCCCGCGAGCGCCTGATGCGCCTCGCGGATCTGGGCTTCGACGATGTCCTGCTGATCGCGCCTGCTGACGCCCCCCACCAGCTCGAGGCGATCCGCCAGCTCCTGTAG
- a CDS encoding nuclear transport factor 2 family protein: MSTEETARLIRRTYEAYGRGDLQTVFAGLADDIEWTSQGADDALPWAGRFSGHDQVGQFFARVAETVAVETFEVLDIIVQGDRAAVVARITARLRTNGLPLAAEKADILRVRDGKIVRFTEYYDTGLVARTLAAPAEEQRPA, translated from the coding sequence ATGAGCACCGAGGAAACCGCTCGCCTTATCCGGCGTACCTATGAGGCCTACGGCCGTGGCGACCTGCAGACGGTCTTCGCCGGACTGGCGGACGATATCGAATGGACATCACAGGGCGCCGACGATGCGCTCCCCTGGGCTGGCCGGTTCTCCGGGCATGATCAGGTCGGGCAGTTCTTTGCACGGGTGGCCGAGACGGTCGCCGTCGAGACGTTCGAAGTCCTCGACATCATCGTCCAAGGCGACCGCGCCGCGGTCGTCGCCCGGATCACGGCCCGGCTGCGGACGAACGGCCTCCCGCTGGCTGCCGAGAAGGCCGACATCCTCCGGGTACGCGACGGAAAGATCGTGCGTTTCACCGAGTACTACGACACCGGTCTCGTGGCCCGGACACTCGCCGCACCCGCGGAGGAGCAGCGGCCCGCCTGA
- a CDS encoding PQQ-dependent sugar dehydrogenase, with product MQLRPTVAAAACALAAASPALAQKTDVQITGHVYKPTPKKPTKEDVRALTLPDGFQIAPFAEDLENPRIIAVADDGTVYVSQRRPGSLVMLRDTDGDGKADTRKTVAEKKDLHGVAVRGDEVWFTTVKEVYVADRNEDGSLGEPRLIVDDLPDGGQHPNRTLAFGPDGKLYITVGSTCNACAETSDESATVLRAEPDGSGRTIFASGLRNTIGIDWHPKTGALYGLDHGIDWLGDDEQPEEFNRLEQGKKYGWPYVWGKGGINPQDEPPGTTNEAWAKESEEPVLLYTAHAAPMQLLFYDGGQFPDAYDGDAFATMRGSWNRKPPAGYEVVRIRFENGEPKAIEPFLAGFVRDAKDGGHVQLGRLTGLAALPDGSLLVGDDENGVIYRVAAGK from the coding sequence ATGCAACTCCGCCCCACCGTCGCCGCAGCCGCATGTGCGCTCGCCGCCGCTTCGCCTGCTCTGGCGCAGAAGACCGACGTCCAGATCACGGGACATGTCTACAAGCCGACGCCGAAAAAGCCGACCAAGGAAGATGTCCGTGCCCTGACGCTGCCGGACGGCTTCCAGATCGCGCCCTTCGCGGAGGATCTGGAGAACCCGCGGATCATCGCCGTCGCCGACGACGGCACCGTCTATGTCTCGCAGCGGCGTCCGGGCTCGCTGGTGATGCTGCGCGACACCGACGGCGACGGAAAGGCGGACACGCGCAAGACTGTCGCCGAAAAGAAGGACCTGCACGGCGTCGCAGTGCGCGGCGACGAGGTCTGGTTCACGACGGTCAAGGAGGTCTATGTCGCCGACCGCAACGAGGACGGCTCGCTCGGCGAGCCGCGGCTGATCGTCGACGACCTTCCCGACGGCGGGCAGCATCCGAACCGCACGCTGGCGTTCGGTCCCGACGGCAAGCTCTACATAACCGTCGGCAGCACGTGCAACGCCTGCGCCGAAACCAGCGACGAGAGCGCTACGGTCCTGCGCGCCGAGCCCGACGGCAGCGGCCGCACGATCTTCGCCTCCGGGCTGCGCAACACCATCGGCATCGACTGGCACCCCAAGACGGGGGCGCTCTACGGGCTCGACCACGGCATCGACTGGCTCGGCGATGACGAACAGCCGGAGGAGTTCAACCGGCTGGAGCAGGGCAAGAAGTACGGCTGGCCCTATGTCTGGGGCAAGGGCGGCATCAATCCGCAGGACGAGCCGCCGGGCACGACGAACGAGGCATGGGCGAAGGAGAGCGAGGAGCCGGTGCTGCTCTACACGGCTCATGCGGCGCCGATGCAGCTGCTGTTCTATGACGGCGGCCAGTTCCCCGACGCCTATGACGGCGACGCCTTCGCTACCATGCGGGGGTCGTGGAACCGCAAGCCGCCGGCTGGCTACGAGGTCGTGCGTATCCGGTTCGAGAACGGCGAGCCGAAGGCGATCGAGCCGTTCCTCGCGGGCTTCGTGCGCGACGCCAAGGACGGCGGCCATGTCCAGCTGGGCCGCCTGACCGGCCTCGCCGCACTGCCCGACGGCAGCCTGCTCGTCGGCGACGACGAGAACGGCGTCATCTACCGGGTCGCGGCCGGAAAATAG
- a CDS encoding PRC-barrel domain-containing protein, translating into MTARTITVSSAIASVLLFAQTGHAANTAADKAASSQATQAGSASQASQPGGTIHGRSAGGQATAGASSQCRQDLTALGQTMQEDGYWLSGYRSYGTTVAAPGATATPSAAGRTMGPWGDVGWETRPHVEMRTLYRAADILAQRGNEEACREVLDATRTTYREYAQQLEGMGVQPQQISDWRQAEIVNAKPVSEMASAVRIEDIIGSDLRNAQDEDLGEVEDVVLDPATGDVKRVIVSRGGFLGMGEDRVAVPWNKLRATPGMNTLVLPVSEQAMEQAPTYDGTMSSEAADTDAYWDKTLDK; encoded by the coding sequence ATGACTGCACGCACCATCACTGTCAGCAGCGCAATCGCTTCAGTTCTTCTATTTGCACAGACCGGACACGCGGCGAATACCGCAGCGGATAAAGCCGCATCTTCTCAGGCCACGCAAGCCGGCTCGGCAAGCCAAGCCAGTCAGCCCGGCGGCACGATCCACGGGCGGAGCGCCGGCGGTCAGGCCACCGCGGGTGCATCGAGTCAATGCCGCCAGGATCTGACCGCGCTGGGGCAGACGATGCAGGAGGATGGATACTGGCTGTCCGGCTATCGCAGCTACGGCACCACCGTCGCCGCGCCGGGTGCCACGGCCACCCCTTCCGCCGCAGGTCGCACGATGGGCCCCTGGGGTGACGTCGGATGGGAGACCCGCCCGCACGTCGAGATGCGCACGCTCTACCGGGCGGCCGACATCCTCGCGCAGCGGGGCAACGAAGAGGCCTGCCGCGAAGTGCTCGACGCCACGCGCACCACGTATCGGGAGTATGCCCAACAACTCGAGGGGATGGGCGTTCAGCCGCAGCAGATCAGCGACTGGCGCCAGGCCGAGATCGTCAACGCCAAGCCGGTTTCCGAAATGGCGTCCGCGGTACGGATCGAAGACATCATCGGCTCCGACCTGCGCAATGCGCAGGACGAGGACCTCGGCGAAGTCGAAGATGTTGTCCTCGATCCGGCGACCGGCGACGTTAAGCGCGTGATCGTCTCGCGCGGCGGCTTTCTCGGCATGGGCGAAGACCGCGTCGCGGTCCCATGGAACAAGCTTCGCGCGACGCCGGGCATGAACACCCTGGTGCTGCCGGTCAGCGAGCAGGCGATGGAACAGGCGCCGACCTACGACGGCACGATGTCGAGCGAAGCGGCCGATACCGACGCCTATTGGGACAAGACATTGGACAAATAG
- a CDS encoding copper resistance system multicopper oxidase: MPSNDTCAPLSRRALLGRAAAIGGAASMLPLLPAWARSGTPGLPPVAPTLSGDHIALTVAETPFSVGGRTGHAITVNGTLPAPLLRLREGRSVRLSVTNRLAADTSIHWHGLLLPFQMDGVPGISFPGIRPGETFHYEFPVRQAGTYWYHSHSDLQEARGHYGPMIIDPADADPVAYDREHVLVLSDWSFLHPHTIMRLLKQEGGYFNRRHLTLAGLADHGDPEQRIPLRDRAMWAGMRMDPTDIADVTGAAYTYLVNGHGPEENWTGLFRPGERVRLRVINASAMSVFQVRIPGLRMTVVNADGENVRPVTVEEFQISVAETYDVIVEPDEDSAYTIVAESADRSGMARGTLAPRMGMSAEVPPLRPRPLLGMADMGMAGMGTGGMDHAGMDHGSMDHGSMSMRDPANAPPDVHVGVGVDMIAPMPQDRTGHPGLGLEDVGHRVLTYRDLVALEPNPDPRPPSRTMQIHLTGNMERFMWSFDGRRFSEVVEPFRFARNERVRVTLVNDTMMQHPIHLHGHFFEVVNGHPGRHPRKHTVNVLPGSTVTFDFTADAPGDWAFHCHLLFHMHAGMFNVVSVRPLDGGPA, from the coding sequence ATGCCTTCCAACGACACCTGCGCACCCCTGTCGCGGCGTGCCCTGCTCGGCCGCGCGGCTGCGATCGGCGGCGCCGCGTCCATGCTGCCGCTTCTGCCCGCCTGGGCCCGGAGCGGCACGCCCGGCCTGCCGCCGGTCGCGCCTACCTTGTCCGGCGACCACATCGCGCTGACCGTCGCGGAGACGCCGTTCTCCGTGGGCGGCCGCACCGGACACGCCATCACCGTCAACGGCACCCTGCCGGCGCCGCTCCTGCGCCTGCGCGAGGGCCGCAGCGTCCGGCTCTCCGTCACGAACCGGCTGGCGGCTGACACGTCGATCCACTGGCACGGCCTTCTCCTGCCGTTCCAGATGGATGGGGTTCCCGGCATCAGTTTCCCGGGCATCCGTCCGGGCGAGACGTTCCACTACGAATTTCCGGTGCGGCAGGCCGGCACCTACTGGTACCACAGCCATTCCGACCTGCAGGAGGCGCGCGGCCACTACGGCCCGATGATCATCGACCCCGCCGATGCCGACCCGGTCGCCTACGACCGCGAGCATGTGCTCGTGCTGTCGGACTGGAGCTTTCTGCATCCGCACACGATCATGCGGCTGCTGAAACAGGAGGGCGGCTACTTCAACCGCCGGCACCTGACCCTGGCCGGTCTCGCCGATCACGGCGACCCGGAGCAGCGCATCCCGCTGCGTGACCGGGCGATGTGGGCCGGCATGCGCATGGACCCCACGGACATCGCCGACGTCACCGGGGCCGCCTACACCTACCTCGTCAACGGTCACGGACCGGAGGAGAACTGGACGGGCCTGTTCCGTCCGGGCGAGCGGGTGCGCCTGCGGGTGATCAACGCTTCGGCCATGTCGGTCTTCCAGGTCCGCATTCCCGGCCTGCGCATGACGGTGGTCAACGCCGACGGCGAGAACGTCCGGCCGGTGACCGTGGAGGAGTTCCAGATTTCCGTCGCGGAAACCTACGACGTGATCGTCGAACCCGACGAGGATAGCGCCTACACCATCGTCGCCGAATCGGCCGATCGCTCCGGCATGGCCCGCGGCACGCTGGCGCCGCGCATGGGCATGTCGGCCGAGGTGCCGCCCCTGCGCCCGCGCCCGCTGCTCGGCATGGCGGACATGGGGATGGCAGGAATGGGGACGGGAGGCATGGACCATGCCGGGATGGACCACGGCTCCATGGATCATGGTTCCATGAGCATGCGCGACCCCGCCAATGCGCCGCCCGATGTCCATGTCGGGGTCGGCGTCGACATGATCGCGCCGATGCCGCAGGACCGGACGGGGCACCCCGGCCTGGGGCTGGAAGATGTGGGGCACCGGGTGCTCACCTACCGCGACCTGGTCGCGCTGGAGCCCAATCCGGATCCGCGGCCGCCGTCGCGCACCATGCAGATCCACCTGACCGGCAACATGGAGCGCTTCATGTGGTCCTTCGACGGCAGGCGCTTCAGCGAGGTCGTCGAGCCCTTCCGCTTCGCCCGGAACGAGCGGGTCCGCGTCACCCTCGTCAACGACACGATGATGCAGCACCCGATCCACCTGCACGGCCACTTCTTCGAGGTGGTCAACGGCCACCCCGGCCGGCATCCGCGCAAGCACACGGTCAACGTCCTGCCGGGCAGCACCGTGACCTTCGACTTCACCGCCGACGCGCCGGGCGACTGGGCGTTCCACTGCCACCTGCTGTTCCACATGCATGCGGGCATGTTCAACGTCGTCAGCGTACGGCCGCTGGATGGAGGCCCCGCATGA